Part of the Xanthomonas sp. SI genome is shown below.
TGTTCACCTCGCCGGGCGAGCGCGTCAACCGGCCCGAGTTCGGCAGCGGCCTGCTGCAATTGGTGTTCGCCGCCAACAGCCCGGAGCTGGCAGCCACCGTGCAGTTCACCCTGCAGGCGGCGCTGCAGCGCTGGCTGCAGGACGTGATCGACCTGCACACGCTGCAGGTGACCGCGCAGGACGCCACGGTGACCGTGCAGGTGGGCTACCGCCTGCTGCGCGACGGCACCGAGCAGGACGCCAGCTTCACCCGCGCGCTGTGATCGACGAGGACGCCACGATGAGCATCAGCTGCTGCAACGACACCCGCCGCACCGCGGTGCGCCAGGCGCCCGGCCGGGTCGGCCTGGACTTCGTCGAGGTCTCCGCCGACCAGTGCACGTTGTTCG
Proteins encoded:
- a CDS encoding GPW/gp25 family protein, which produces MDLAFPFRPDGRGRSAQADYPRHVRDMIEQLVFTSPGERVNRPEFGSGLLQLVFAANSPELAATVQFTLQAALQRWLQDVIDLHTLQVTAQDATVTVQVGYRLLRDGTEQDASFTRAL